From Salvia splendens isolate huo1 chromosome 16, SspV2, whole genome shotgun sequence, a single genomic window includes:
- the LOC121771447 gene encoding glycine-rich cell wall structural protein-like, protein MKLEALILVSLVLLLPVFAQIKGDEPLHTDTFIGHGGGGGAGVGGAGSGGIGGFGHGGGNGGNVGSGHYYGGKLCKWGCCGKSFGYSHAGGVSYSCTCCATFAQAKAYRGKKSHPN, encoded by the exons atgAAGTTGGAAGCATTGATCTTGGTCTCCCTCGTTCTACTTCTTCCTGTTTTTGCCCAAATAAAAG GTGATGAGCCATTGCACACCGACACTTTTATCGGCCACGGCGGAGGTGGTGGCGCTGGCGTCGGCGGTGCTGGAAGCGGCGGAATTGGAGGGTTCGGCCACGGCGGAGGAAATGGTGGAAATGTGGGAAGTGGTCATTATTACGGAGGAAAGTTATGCAAATGGGGATGTTGTGGTAAATCATTTGGTTATAGCCATGCTGGAGGCGTTTCTTATAGTTGCACTTGCTGCGCTACTTTTGCTCAGGCCAAAGCCTATCGAGGAAAGAAATCCCACCCTAATTGa